Genomic DNA from Desulfurivibrio alkaliphilus AHT 2:
CTGCCTGCTGACCCTGCTGATCCTGCACGAATACGGCAACATGCTGCTGGTCGGCGGCGGTGAGCCGGCCATGCGGCCTGCTTTGCTGGCTTTCGGCCTGCTGCCGGTGCTGGCCGCCGGCCAGGCAAGCCATACCCTGATGACCGGGGCGCTGTTTATTGCTTTGGTCGGCCTGCTGCTGCTCACCGTTTTTCGCTACGGCAACCTGGAAAGGCCGCTTTTTTTCCTGCTGGCTTCAGCCTTTGGGATATTTTACCTCGGCTTACTGATGGCCCACCTGCCCCTGCTGGTCAACCTGGAAAACGGTCGTCACTGGCTGATTATCGCCAGCCTGATCACCGTATCGGCCGACAGCGGAGCTTACTATGCCGGCACCCGACTGGGGCGCCGCAAGCTCTGCCCGACCCTTAGTCCCGGCAAAACCGTGGAAGGATTGATCGGCGGGGTGCTTACCGCCCTGCTGGTGGTTGGCCTGGTGGTGGTATTTTTCTTCCCGGCCATCAACCTGTTGCAAGCTCTGCTCTTTACCTTTATCCTCTCTTTGCTGAGCGTGGCCGGTGATCTGGCCGAGTCGCTGATTAAACGCGGAGCCGGGGTGAAAGATTCCGGCACTCTGCTGCCGGGGCATGGCGGAATTCTGGACCGCATCGACTCCCTGCTGCTGGCGGCGCCACTGCTTTATTACCTGCTGCTGGCCGGGCAAGCCTGGCAGGCCTCTTAAGCCCCGAAAGTTTTTACTGAAAAGGCGGCGAAGATCATGACCAAAAACATCTCCCTGCTGGGCTCCACCGGCTCCATCGGCTGTAACGTACTGGACGTGGTCCGCCAGTACCCCGGCCGCTTCCGGGTAGTGGGCATGGCGGCGGGCAGCAATATTCGACTGCTGCGGGAACAGATCGAAGCCTTTCACCCCATGCTGGTGTCGGTGGCCGACGATACCCTGGCCGGTGAGCTGATCCAGAGCCTGCCGCCGGGCTGGAGCGAACGGGTACTGGTGGGCCGGGCCGGCAACGAAGAAGTGGCCGCCCTGCCGGAAGCCGACCTGGTGGTTTCGGCCATTGTCGGGGCCGCCGGGCTGACCCCCACCATGGCCGGCATTGAGGCTGGCAAGGACATTGCCCTGGCCAACAAAGAAACCCTGGTGATGGCCGGTGAACTGGTGATGAACGCCGTGGCCCGCCGGCAGGTGCAGATCTTGCCCATCGACAGCGAGCACAACGCCATCGCCCAATCATTAAGCGCCGGCCGCCACCAGGATATCCACCGGCTGATCCTCACCGCCTCCGGCGGCCCATTCCGGGACAAACCTTCCCGGGAGCTGTGGGAAGTCACCCCGGAACAGGCCCTGAACCACCCCAACTGGTCCATGGGCCGCAAGATCTCCATTGATTCCGCCACCCTGATGAATAAAGGCCTGGAAGTGATCGAGGCCCACTGGCTGTTCGGAGTCCCGGTGGAGCAAATCGAGGTGCTGATCCACCCCCAGAGTATCGTTCACTCCATGGTGGAGTATATCGACGGCTCGGTGGTGTCCCAGATGGGGATCCCCGACATGCGGATTCCCATCGTATACGCCCTGGCTTACCCGGAGCGCCTGCGCCTGGATCTGCCCCGGCTGAACCTGACCAAAACCGGCCCGCTTACTTTCCTGCCGCCGGACTACAGCCGTTTTCCCGCCCTGGAACTGGCCTACAAGG
This window encodes:
- a CDS encoding phosphatidate cytidylyltransferase: MQRILTGICIGVAWLLLLLYAPFWLFWLTVCLLTLLILHEYGNMLLVGGGEPAMRPALLAFGLLPVLAAGQASHTLMTGALFIALVGLLLLTVFRYGNLERPLFFLLASAFGIFYLGLLMAHLPLLVNLENGRHWLIIASLITVSADSGAYYAGTRLGRRKLCPTLSPGKTVEGLIGGVLTALLVVGLVVVFFFPAINLLQALLFTFILSLLSVAGDLAESLIKRGAGVKDSGTLLPGHGGILDRIDSLLLAAPLLYYLLLAGQAWQAS
- a CDS encoding 1-deoxy-D-xylulose-5-phosphate reductoisomerase; translation: MTKNISLLGSTGSIGCNVLDVVRQYPGRFRVVGMAAGSNIRLLREQIEAFHPMLVSVADDTLAGELIQSLPPGWSERVLVGRAGNEEVAALPEADLVVSAIVGAAGLTPTMAGIEAGKDIALANKETLVMAGELVMNAVARRQVQILPIDSEHNAIAQSLSAGRHQDIHRLILTASGGPFRDKPSRELWEVTPEQALNHPNWSMGRKISIDSATLMNKGLEVIEAHWLFGVPVEQIEVLIHPQSIVHSMVEYIDGSVVSQMGIPDMRIPIVYALAYPERLRLDLPRLNLTKTGPLTFLPPDYSRFPALELAYKACKRGGTRPAALNAANEVAVEAFLDGKIRFPEIALVVAETVSRVEHKPVERIATVLAIDLAARMMAESIVESLMIKAEQKRNKVTP